A region of the Blattabacterium cuenoti genome:
AGTAATTAAAAAATTTCTACATCCGTATTTTCATATTCTCTTAATCCAGTTCCTGCAGGTATTTTATGTCCTACAATTACATTTTCCTTTAATCCATACAAATGATCAGTTTTACTGCTTATAGCTGCTTCACTTAGAACTTTAGTAGTTTCTTGAAAAGACGCTGCAGATATGAAAGATTTAGTCTGCAAAGCGGCTTTGGTTATCCCTTGTAATATAGGTCTTGCAGTAGCTGGTATAGCATTTCTAGTTTTCATCAATTTCTTATTTTTATATTTTAAAACAGCATTTTCATTCCTCAAATCTCTATAACTAATCAAATCTCCAGATTTAAAATTTTGAGAATCTCCAGGAGATTCAACTATTTTCAGTTGAAATATTCTATCATTTTCTTCTATGAAATCATCCTTATATTCAATATTTCCTTCTAAAAATTTGGTATCTCCTACTTCAATCACTTCCACTTTACGCATCATTTGCAAAACAATCACTTCAAAGTGTTTATCGTTAATTTTAACACCTTGTAAACGATATACTTCTTGTATTTCTTTTACCAAATATTCTTGAACAGCTCTTGGACCCCTTATATTTAAAATATCATTCGGAGTAACTGCTCCATCGGATAAAGGCATTCCTGCTTTTACATAATCATTCTCTTGAACTAGAATTTGATTAGAAAGTTTTACTAAATATTTTCTAATTTCTCCCGTTTTAGATTCTACTATAATTTCTCTATTTCCTCTTTTTATTTTTCCATGACTGACTATTCCATCCATTTCTGATACTACAGCTGGATTAGAAGGATTACGAGCCTCAAATAATTCAGATAAACGAGGTAATCCTCCTGTAATATCTCCAGAAGACTTAGCGGATCTCCTGGGAACTTTAACTAAAATTTTTCCTACTTTTATTTTTTCTTGATCTTCTACCATTAAATGAGCACCTACTGGTAAATTATAAACCTTCAATTCTTTATCATTTTCATCCAAAATTTTTAATGTAGGTATTAAATTTTTATTTCTTATTTCTGTAATAACCTTTTCTTGAAATCCAGTTTGTTCATCTATTTCTACTTGAAAAGTCATCCCCTGTTCTAAATGTTGATAAGAGATTTTTCCAGCATACTCTGCAACAATAACTGCATTATAAAGATCCCACTGGCAAATTTTATCTCCTTCTTTTAACTCATCCTGATGTTTAACATATAAAGTAGCTCCATAAGGAATATTATTAATCATTAAAATGGATGACTTGTTCTTATTAAATAGTTTCATTTCTGTAGAACGAGAAACCACAACTCCAACTTTTTCTCCAAAATCATTTTCAGTTTGAACAATTTTTAAATCCTCAAATTCTATAATTCCATCAGATTTTGCTCGTATCTGTGAAGATTCTGTTATATTTCCAGCTGTTCCCCCAACATGAAAAGTACGTAAAGTTAATTGGGTTCCTGGTTCTCCAATGGATTGCGCTGCGATAACTCCTACTGCTTCCCCCTTTTGAACTATTTTTCCTGTAGATAGATTACGCCCATAACATTTAGAACAAATCCCCATTTTAGCTTCACAAGTCAGAGGAGATCGGACTTCAACAAACTCTATTCCAGATTTTTCAATTAATCCTGCAATTCGTTCATCAATTATTTCTCCAGAACAAACTATTAATTCATTGTCTTTTGGATGAAAAAGATCGTTTAAAGATACACGGCCCAAAATTCTATCAAATAAAGTTTCAACTACTTCTTCGTTTTTTTTCAATGCTGATATTTCTAAACCACGTAACGTATTACAATCTTTCATTTTTATAATTACATCTTGAGCTGCATCTACTAAACGTCTTGTCAAATATCCTGCATCTGCCGTTTTCAATGCCGTATCAGCTAATCCCTTGCGAGCTCCATGAGTAGATATAAAATATTCCAAAATAGAAAGTCCTTCTCTAAAATTAGATAAAATAGGATTCTCAATGATTTCTCCACCAGAAGATCCTGCTTTTTGAGGTTTAGCCATTAATCCCCGCATTCCAGAAAGCTGGCGAATCTGTTCCTTGGATCCTCTTGCTCCAGAGTCTAACATCATATATACGGGATTAAAACCATGTCTATCTTCACGCATATGCTTCATTACTTTTTCTGTTAACATAGCATTTGTATTTGTCCATATATCAATAACTTGATTATAACGTTCATTATTTGTTATTAACCCCATATTATAATTCATTTTTACATTGTCTACTTGTTTTATAGCATAATTTACCATGTTTTTTTTATCACTTGGAATAATTATATCTCCTAACCCAAAAGAAAGACCTCCTTTGAAAGCATTATAAAACCCTAATTCTTTAATGTCATCTAAGAATTTTGCCGTGGTAGGAACATCTGTTAAGTGCAAAATTTTTCCAATAATTTCCCTTAAAGATTTTTTTGTAAGGGATTCATTAATAAATCCTACTTGTTTAGGAACAACTTGGTTAAATAAAACTCTTCCTACAGTAGTTTCTATCAATTTATCCAACAAAGTTTCTTTCTTTCGAACACTCACTTTCACTTTGATTAAAGCATGTAATTCCACCACATTTTGATTATATGCTATTTCTACCTCTTCCGGAGAATAAAAAATAAGTCCTTCTCCTTTTACTTTTTTGGAAACTAAAGGTTTTGTCATGTAATATAAACCTAATACCATATCTTGAGATGGAACGGTGATAGGAGAACCATTAGCAGGATTTAAAATGTTCTGAGAAGCCAACATAAGAAGTTGAGCTTCTAAAATAGCTCCAGAAGATAAAGGAAGATGAACGGCCATTTGAT
Encoded here:
- the rpoC gene encoding DNA-directed RNA polymerase subunit beta' — translated: MSRKKNNKFNKIIIRLASPEAILKESHGEVLKPETINYRTHKPERDGLFCERIFGPVKDYECACGKYKRIRYKGIVCDRCGVEVTEKKVRRERLGHINLVVPVVHIWCFRSSPNKIGYLLGWPSKKLDMIIYYERYVIIQGGVATRSDGTLFQKGDFLTEEEYLYILNKLPKENFYLEDTDPKKFIAKMGAECIEDLLNRLDLDRLSFDLRNQAHNETSKQRRIEALKRLQVVESFREGKKNGGNVSWMIIHILAVIPPELRPLVPLDGGRYAASDMTDLYRRVLIRNNRLKRLIEIKAPEVILRNEKRMLQEAVDSLFDNSRKLSAVKSEANRPLKSLSDSLKGKQGRFRQNLLGKRVDYSARSVIVVGPHLKLQECGLPKDMAAELYKPFVIRKLIERGIVKTVKSAKRIIDKRDPMIWDILENVLKGHPVLLNRAPTLHRLGIQAFQPKLIEGKAIQLHPLVCAAFNADFDGDQMAVHLPLSSGAILEAQLLMLASQNILNPANGSPITVPSQDMVLGLYYMTKPLVSKKVKGEGLIFYSPEEVEIAYNQNVVELHALIKVKVSVRKKETLLDKLIETTVGRVLFNQVVPKQVGFINESLTKKSLREIIGKILHLTDVPTTAKFLDDIKELGFYNAFKGGLSFGLGDIIIPSDKKNMVNYAIKQVDNVKMNYNMGLITNNERYNQVIDIWTNTNAMLTEKVMKHMREDRHGFNPVYMMLDSGARGSKEQIRQLSGMRGLMAKPQKAGSSGGEIIENPILSNFREGLSILEYFISTHGARKGLADTALKTADAGYLTRRLVDAAQDVIIKMKDCNTLRGLEISALKKNEEVVETLFDRILGRVSLNDLFHPKDNELIVCSGEIIDERIAGLIEKSGIEFVEVRSPLTCEAKMGICSKCYGRNLSTGKIVQKGEAVGVIAAQSIGEPGTQLTLRTFHVGGTAGNITESSQIRAKSDGIIEFEDLKIVQTENDFGEKVGVVVSRSTEMKLFNKNKSSILMINNIPYGATLYVKHQDELKEGDKICQWDLYNAVIVAEYAGKISYQHLEQGMTFQVEIDEQTGFQEKVITEIRNKNLIPTLKILDENDKELKVYNLPVGAHLMVEDQEKIKVGKILVKVPRRSAKSSGDITGGLPRLSELFEARNPSNPAVVSEMDGIVSHGKIKRGNREIIVESKTGEIRKYLVKLSNQILVQENDYVKAGMPLSDGAVTPNDILNIRGPRAVQEYLVKEIQEVYRLQGVKINDKHFEVIVLQMMRKVEVIEVGDTKFLEGNIEYKDDFIEENDRIFQLKIVESPGDSQNFKSGDLISYRDLRNENAVLKYKNKKLMKTRNAIPATARPILQGITKAALQTKSFISAASFQETTKVLSEAAISSKTDHLYGLKENVIVGHKIPAGTGLREYENTDVEIF